One genomic region from Streptomyces sp. NBC_00457 encodes:
- a CDS encoding AAA family ATPase, with product MDKPVEMFDRDYEWSALTRFIEDEQPGATLGVVSGRRRQGKTFLLDAACRAAGGFYFGATEAADAESLRRISAALTAHVRPASPYHFSDWAEAVDALLALGTERPVPVVIDEFPYLATANPELPSIIQEALRTLRDQRSASRTRLLLCGSALSFMGRLLSGNAPLRGRAGLELIVRPLDHRLAAEFWNITDPRLALQVNAIVGGTPAYRREFARGDTPNGADDFDDWVVRTVLNPETPLFREARYLLAEEPDLRDTALYLSVLAAVADGNATRGGMAGYLERKATDIAHPINVLEDAGLLHRDADAFRDNRPTYRIAEPLIGFYHAIMRPVWDQLERPGSAARVWQASRRRFTSNVLGPHFEQVCRDWALHHADPELIGGLPARVGHGVVHDPKARVGHEVDVAVVGIADGSRPPLLAIGEAKWNDTMGIAHIERLQHIRDLITQAGRYDTTGTRLICLSGAGFNDKAHAAAQADPDVQLVDLEALYGLA from the coding sequence ATGGACAAGCCCGTCGAGATGTTCGACCGCGACTACGAATGGTCCGCGCTGACCCGGTTCATCGAAGATGAACAGCCCGGCGCGACGCTCGGTGTGGTCTCCGGACGGCGTCGCCAAGGCAAGACCTTCTTGCTCGACGCGGCCTGCCGTGCCGCGGGCGGGTTCTACTTCGGGGCGACCGAGGCCGCCGATGCCGAGTCCCTGCGGCGCATCAGCGCTGCGCTCACCGCGCATGTGCGCCCTGCCAGTCCGTACCACTTCTCCGACTGGGCGGAGGCCGTCGACGCGCTCCTCGCGCTGGGCACGGAGCGGCCCGTGCCCGTCGTGATCGACGAGTTCCCGTACCTGGCCACGGCGAATCCGGAGCTCCCCTCGATCATCCAGGAAGCGCTGCGGACCTTGCGTGACCAGCGCAGCGCCTCCCGCACCCGGCTACTGCTGTGCGGCTCGGCGCTGTCGTTCATGGGCAGGCTGCTGTCCGGCAACGCTCCCCTGCGGGGCCGGGCAGGGTTGGAGCTGATTGTCCGCCCTCTCGACCACCGCCTGGCCGCCGAATTCTGGAACATCACGGACCCGCGCCTGGCCCTGCAGGTCAACGCGATCGTCGGCGGTACACCCGCGTATCGACGGGAATTCGCCCGCGGCGACACCCCGAACGGAGCTGACGACTTCGACGACTGGGTCGTCCGCACCGTCCTCAACCCAGAGACCCCTCTGTTCCGTGAGGCCCGCTATCTGCTCGCGGAGGAGCCCGACCTGCGAGACACCGCCCTGTACCTCTCCGTGCTGGCCGCAGTCGCCGACGGCAACGCCACCCGCGGGGGTATGGCCGGGTATCTGGAACGCAAGGCCACCGACATCGCGCACCCCATCAACGTCCTCGAAGACGCCGGCCTGCTGCACCGGGATGCCGACGCCTTCCGCGACAACCGCCCCACCTACCGCATCGCCGAACCGCTGATCGGCTTCTATCACGCCATCATGCGACCCGTCTGGGACCAGTTGGAACGCCCAGGCAGCGCAGCCCGGGTCTGGCAGGCCAGCCGCCGCCGCTTCACCAGCAACGTCCTCGGCCCTCATTTCGAACAGGTCTGCCGCGACTGGGCGCTGCACCACGCCGACCCAGAACTGATCGGCGGTCTGCCCGCCCGGGTCGGACACGGAGTGGTGCACGATCCCAAGGCCCGTGTCGGACATGAAGTGGATGTGGCGGTCGTCGGTATCGCCGACGGCTCCAGGCCACCGCTTCTCGCGATCGGTGAGGCCAAGTGGAACGACACCATGGGCATCGCCCACATCGAGCGCCTCCAGCATATTCGCGACCTCATCACCCAGGCGGGACGCTACGACACCACCGGTACCCGACTCATATGTCTCAGCGGCGCAGGCTTCAACGACAAGGCACACGCGGCCGCGCAGGCTGACCCTGATGTCCAACTGGTCGATCTGGAGGCGCTCTACGGACTGGCGTGA
- a CDS encoding methylated-DNA--[protein]-cysteine S-methyltransferase, whose protein sequence is MTYWTTLDSPLGSLLLTADTDGTLTSLSVPGQKGGRTVQDGWRSDAGPFREVEQQLAAYFAGDLKEFRLPLRAEGSAFRERVWAALDSVPYGATTTYGEIAARIGASRAAVRAVGGAIGANPLLVLRPCHRVIGADGSLTGYAGGLERKVELLGLEGAL, encoded by the coding sequence ATGACGTACTGGACCACTCTCGACAGCCCTCTCGGTTCCCTTCTTCTCACCGCCGACACCGATGGCACTCTCACCTCCCTCTCCGTGCCGGGGCAGAAGGGCGGCCGTACCGTCCAGGACGGCTGGCGGTCTGACGCGGGGCCCTTCCGGGAGGTGGAGCAGCAACTTGCCGCGTACTTCGCCGGCGATCTGAAGGAGTTCCGGTTGCCGTTGCGCGCGGAGGGCTCCGCATTTCGGGAGCGGGTCTGGGCCGCGCTCGACTCCGTGCCGTATGGCGCGACCACGACGTATGGCGAGATCGCGGCGCGGATTGGTGCGTCTCGGGCTGCTGTGCGGGCGGTGGGTGGTGCGATCGGTGCGAATCCGCTGCTTGTGCTGCGGCCCTGTCATCGGGTGATCGGTGCGGATGGTTCTCTGACAGGGTATGCGGGGGGTCTTGAGCGGAAGGTGGAGCTGCTTGGACTGGAAGGTGCGCTCTGA
- a CDS encoding PPOX class F420-dependent oxidoreductase — protein MAEFTETERAYLKTQRLGRLATVDPHGQPQANPVGIFPQDDGTILIGGREMGSTKKWRNLQKNPKVALVVDDMISARPWRVRGVDIRGEAELLVGPHDLGPHFSEELIRIRPRRIHSWGLEEG, from the coding sequence ATGGCGGAATTCACCGAAACCGAACGCGCGTACCTGAAGACCCAGCGGCTGGGACGGCTGGCCACCGTCGACCCGCACGGCCAGCCGCAGGCCAACCCGGTCGGGATCTTCCCCCAGGACGACGGGACGATCCTGATCGGCGGCCGGGAGATGGGCTCCACCAAGAAGTGGCGCAACCTCCAGAAAAACCCGAAGGTCGCCCTGGTAGTCGACGACATGATCAGCGCCCGCCCCTGGCGAGTCCGAGGCGTCGACATCCGAGGCGAGGCCGAACTCCTGGTCGGCCCCCACGACTTGGGCCCCCACTTCAGCGAGGAGCTGATCCGCATCCGTCCGCGGAGGATCCACAGCTGGGGCTTGGAAGAGGGCTGA
- a CDS encoding bifunctional transcriptional activator/DNA repair enzyme AdaA, whose product MDEDTRYEAVRSRDARFDGEFFFGVETTGIYCRPSCPAVTPKRRNVRFFTTAAAAQGSGFRACRRCRPDAVPGSAEWNVRADVVGRAMRLIGDGVVDREGVAGLAARLGYSARQVQRQLTAELGAGPVALARAQRSHTARVLLQTTALPVTEIAFASGFASVRQFNDTIKAVYASTPTGLRGAAPKGRTATPAAGVPLRLAHRGPYQAGAVFDQLADEAVPGVEDIGGPRGGRTYRRTLRLPYGTGIVAVEERPGSPRPGSGGWLDARLHLTDLRDLTTAVQRLRRLFDLDADPYAVDERLGADPRLAPLVAARPGLRSPGAADPEELAVRALVGRTAAEQLVRRYGKALDAPCGSLTHVFPEPAVLAEAEPDGPLGALTAALADGSVRLDPGADRDDAQDALLALPGMGARTVAIIRTRALGDPDVAVPGTDVPDSWRPWRSYALQHLRAAGELEQR is encoded by the coding sequence ATGGACGAAGACACCAGGTACGAAGCGGTGCGCAGCCGGGACGCCCGGTTCGACGGCGAGTTCTTCTTCGGCGTCGAGACGACCGGTATCTACTGCCGCCCGAGCTGCCCCGCCGTCACCCCCAAGCGCCGCAACGTCCGCTTCTTCACGACCGCCGCCGCCGCGCAGGGCTCGGGTTTCCGGGCCTGCCGGCGGTGCCGGCCGGACGCGGTGCCGGGGTCGGCCGAGTGGAACGTGCGCGCGGACGTCGTGGGCCGGGCCATGCGGCTGATCGGGGACGGCGTGGTCGACCGGGAGGGTGTCGCCGGGCTCGCCGCACGGCTGGGATACAGCGCGCGGCAGGTCCAGCGGCAGCTCACCGCGGAACTCGGCGCCGGGCCGGTCGCCCTGGCCCGCGCCCAGCGCTCGCACACCGCACGCGTCCTGCTCCAGACCACCGCACTGCCGGTCACGGAGATCGCGTTCGCGTCCGGGTTCGCCAGCGTCCGGCAGTTCAACGACACCATCAAGGCGGTCTACGCCTCGACCCCCACCGGACTCAGGGGCGCCGCGCCGAAGGGCCGTACGGCCACCCCGGCGGCCGGCGTGCCGCTACGGCTCGCGCACCGCGGCCCGTACCAGGCCGGTGCCGTCTTCGATCAGCTCGCGGACGAGGCCGTCCCCGGCGTCGAGGACATCGGCGGACCGCGCGGGGGACGGACGTACCGCCGCACCCTCCGCCTCCCCTACGGCACCGGGATCGTCGCCGTCGAGGAGCGGCCGGGATCGCCGCGGCCCGGGTCCGGCGGCTGGCTGGACGCGCGGCTGCACCTCACCGACCTGCGCGATCTGACGACGGCCGTCCAGCGGCTGCGGCGGCTGTTCGACCTGGACGCCGATCCGTACGCCGTGGACGAGCGGCTCGGCGCCGACCCGCGGCTCGCCCCGCTGGTCGCCGCCCGGCCCGGACTGCGGTCACCGGGCGCCGCCGATCCGGAAGAGCTGGCGGTACGGGCGCTGGTGGGGCGTACGGCGGCCGAGCAGCTCGTACGGCGCTACGGCAAGGCCCTCGACGCGCCCTGCGGCAGCCTCACCCACGTCTTCCCCGAGCCCGCGGTCCTCGCGGAGGCCGAGCCGGACGGTCCCCTGGGCGCGCTCACCGCCGCCCTCGCCGACGGCTCCGTACGACTGGACCCGGGGGCCGACCGGGACGACGCGCAGGACGCGCTGCTCGCCCTGCCCGGGATGGGCGCCCGCACGGTGGCGATCATCCGCACCCGTGCCCTCGGCGACCCGGACGTGGCCGTGCCCGGCACGGACGTCCCCGACAGCTGGCGCCCCTGGCGCTCCTACGCACTACAACACCTGCGTGCAGCAGGGGAGTTGGAGCAACGATGA
- a CDS encoding cellulose binding domain-containing protein encodes MPDLPTPQDAAEAALFSECWDAVLSYADLCTAGSVAATRLATEAFALGIREARAGESGTSRNAGRRPARLPRIPLLLTAVRTTAAAWETDGQGHKLDPELRLWLNSDKAERYTGPPLHRPLALRGLRDMQEPDAALLWLAEVEGLPMSVVARRLGLDPASVSDELEQVRVLFRDRCHRNHLDTPMAAQCRSYARLLDAVTRSPLADTPEDLSRHLARCVECAEAAACLRLHGGGLPAALAGGVIGWGGLAYLERRRRAAEVRLGAGRPDPVDTDGPPNPAAHKARVVRGGLLVAAVIVSLLALGVSMMPGGTTDDGATGPTDGSDRQPVAVPSISEPSTSARPSPSATPEPSATGSKDGSDGKGPDPEPQGTTSSTARGGDPDPGTNEPATCEYDYDLVNQWPDGFQATVTITTTSALDNWRVAWSFKDGQQVGQMWDASFAQDGSRVTATAADYNKTVPADGSLAFGFLSSWRGKNSPGYDFTLNGHDCTKA; translated from the coding sequence ATGCCCGACCTGCCGACCCCTCAGGACGCCGCCGAGGCCGCGCTGTTCTCCGAGTGCTGGGACGCGGTGCTCTCGTACGCCGACCTGTGCACGGCCGGATCCGTCGCGGCCACCCGGCTGGCCACCGAGGCCTTCGCGCTCGGCATACGCGAGGCCCGTGCCGGTGAGAGCGGCACGTCCAGGAACGCCGGCCGCCGCCCGGCCCGGCTGCCCCGGATCCCCTTGCTGCTGACGGCCGTTCGGACCACCGCGGCGGCCTGGGAGACCGACGGCCAGGGCCACAAGCTCGACCCGGAGCTGCGGCTGTGGCTCAACTCGGACAAGGCCGAGCGCTACACCGGACCTCCGCTGCACCGCCCGCTCGCGCTGCGCGGCCTGCGTGACATGCAGGAACCGGACGCGGCGCTGCTGTGGCTGGCCGAGGTGGAGGGCCTGCCGATGTCCGTCGTGGCCCGCCGGCTCGGCCTCGACCCGGCGTCGGTCTCCGACGAACTAGAGCAGGTGCGGGTCCTGTTCCGGGACCGCTGCCACCGCAACCACCTCGACACTCCGATGGCCGCGCAGTGCCGCAGCTACGCCCGGCTGCTGGACGCGGTCACCCGCTCCCCTCTCGCCGACACCCCGGAGGACCTCTCCCGCCACCTCGCCCGCTGCGTGGAGTGCGCGGAGGCCGCCGCGTGTCTGCGGCTGCACGGCGGCGGGCTGCCGGCCGCGCTCGCCGGCGGTGTGATCGGCTGGGGCGGGCTCGCCTATCTGGAGCGCCGTCGCAGAGCCGCCGAGGTACGGCTGGGCGCCGGGCGCCCGGACCCGGTGGACACGGACGGACCCCCGAACCCCGCTGCCCACAAGGCGCGCGTCGTCCGGGGCGGCCTCCTCGTCGCCGCCGTCATCGTCTCCCTGCTGGCACTCGGCGTGTCGATGATGCCCGGCGGCACCACCGACGACGGCGCCACGGGACCCACCGACGGTTCCGACCGCCAGCCGGTGGCCGTCCCCAGCATCTCCGAACCGTCCACCAGCGCGCGGCCCTCACCCTCTGCGACGCCCGAGCCGTCGGCGACCGGTTCCAAGGACGGTTCCGACGGCAAGGGGCCCGACCCGGAACCCCAGGGCACCACCTCGTCCACCGCCCGCGGCGGCGACCCGGACCCCGGGACGAACGAGCCGGCCACCTGCGAGTACGACTACGACCTGGTCAACCAGTGGCCCGACGGTTTCCAGGCCACCGTCACCATCACCACCACCTCGGCCCTGGACAACTGGCGGGTCGCCTGGTCCTTCAAGGACGGCCAGCAGGTCGGCCAGATGTGGGACGCGAGCTTCGCCCAGGACGGCTCCCGCGTCACCGCCACCGCCGCCGACTACAACAAGACCGTCCCCGCCGACGGCTCCCTCGCCTTCGGCTTCCTCTCCTCCTGGCGCGGCAAGAACTCCCCGGGCTACGACTTCACCCTCAACGGCCACGACTGCACGAAGGCCTGA
- a CDS encoding radical SAM protein: protein MGSRTALVEDLMERFPHVPREAVFKEDLLRGGVAFDPSALSDNEGGEVKPKSYFIFSFDHGTLPELGEAALRRPPEEIILTGGPYDLRRTVVSVRVNPSSPYRVAAGEDGILGLYLDGKRISDVGVPPMPEYYRHTLSNGKSVMEVAPTIQWGYLIYLTVFRVCQYFGAKEECQYCDINHNWRQHKAAGRPYTGVKDVEEVLEALEIIDRYDTAKASTAYTLTGGAITKTVSGRDEADFYGHYAKAIEERFPGRWIGKVVAQALPRDDVQRFKDYGVQIYHPNYEVWDEYLFKMYCPGKERYVGRDVWHKRILDSAEVFGARNVIPNFVAGVEMAEPFGFTTVDEAIASTTEGLRFFMSHGITPRFTTWCPEPTTPLGKANPQGAPLEYHIRLLEAYRATMDEFGLSSPPGYGPPGPGRAVFSVSSFMDSLSAQEPVEV, encoded by the coding sequence ATGGGCAGCCGTACCGCGCTGGTCGAGGATCTGATGGAGCGCTTTCCGCATGTGCCGCGGGAGGCCGTCTTCAAAGAGGATCTGCTCCGGGGCGGGGTCGCCTTCGACCCGTCGGCCCTCAGTGACAACGAAGGCGGCGAGGTCAAGCCGAAGTCGTACTTCATCTTCTCCTTCGACCACGGCACCTTGCCCGAGCTGGGCGAGGCCGCGCTGCGCCGCCCGCCGGAGGAGATCATCCTCACCGGAGGGCCGTACGACCTGCGGCGGACCGTCGTCTCGGTGCGGGTGAACCCGTCGTCGCCGTACCGCGTGGCCGCCGGCGAGGACGGGATCCTCGGGCTCTACCTCGACGGGAAGCGGATCTCCGACGTCGGGGTGCCGCCCATGCCGGAGTACTACCGGCACACCCTCTCCAACGGGAAGTCGGTGATGGAGGTCGCCCCGACCATCCAGTGGGGCTACCTGATCTACCTCACCGTCTTCCGGGTCTGCCAGTACTTCGGCGCCAAGGAGGAGTGCCAGTACTGCGACATCAACCACAACTGGCGCCAGCACAAGGCGGCGGGCCGGCCGTACACGGGCGTCAAGGACGTGGAGGAGGTCCTTGAGGCGCTGGAGATCATCGACCGGTACGACACCGCGAAGGCGTCCACCGCCTACACGCTCACCGGTGGCGCGATCACCAAGACGGTCTCAGGCCGCGACGAGGCCGACTTCTACGGCCACTACGCCAAGGCCATCGAGGAACGCTTCCCGGGCCGCTGGATCGGCAAGGTGGTCGCGCAGGCGCTGCCGCGTGACGACGTACAGCGGTTCAAGGACTACGGCGTGCAGATCTACCACCCGAACTACGAGGTGTGGGACGAGTACCTCTTCAAGATGTACTGCCCCGGCAAGGAGCGCTACGTCGGCCGCGACGTGTGGCACAAGCGGATCCTCGACTCGGCGGAGGTCTTCGGCGCCCGCAATGTGATCCCCAACTTCGTGGCGGGCGTGGAGATGGCCGAGCCGTTCGGCTTCACGACGGTCGACGAGGCGATCGCGTCGACCACCGAGGGCCTGCGCTTCTTCATGTCGCACGGCATCACGCCCCGGTTCACCACCTGGTGCCCCGAGCCGACGACCCCGCTCGGCAAGGCCAACCCGCAGGGCGCCCCGCTGGAGTACCACATCCGGCTCCTGGAGGCCTACCGCGCCACCATGGACGAGTTCGGCCTGTCCTCGCCGCCCGGATACGGCCCGCCCGGCCCCGGCCGCGCGGTGTTCTCCGTCAGCTCCTTCATGGACAGCCTGTCGGCGCAGGAGCCGGTCGAGGTGTGA
- a CDS encoding DUF456 domain-containing protein yields the protein MGVLDLLLVGVVIVLGLCGVLVPGVPGSWLVWAAVMWWALQDPQPVAWWVLVGATVALLLSQVVRWTLPPRRLRASGATPRMGVYAGAGAFLGFILIPVLGTIPGFVGGIYLYERLRLGRHGEARAALRTAMRNGGSSVLAELFTCLVIAGAWLGAVLWG from the coding sequence ATGGGAGTCCTGGACCTCCTGCTGGTCGGCGTGGTCATCGTGCTCGGCCTGTGCGGAGTGCTGGTGCCCGGCGTGCCGGGGTCGTGGCTCGTGTGGGCCGCGGTCATGTGGTGGGCGCTGCAGGATCCGCAGCCCGTCGCCTGGTGGGTGCTCGTGGGCGCCACCGTCGCGCTGCTCCTCTCCCAGGTGGTCCGCTGGACCCTGCCGCCCCGGCGTCTGCGCGCGAGCGGCGCCACACCCCGGATGGGGGTGTACGCCGGCGCGGGGGCGTTCCTCGGCTTCATCCTGATCCCCGTACTGGGCACCATCCCCGGCTTCGTGGGCGGCATCTACCTGTACGAGCGCCTCCGGCTGGGCCGCCACGGTGAAGCGCGGGCGGCATTGCGTACGGCGATGCGCAACGGGGGCTCCAGTGTGCTGGCCGAGCTGTTCACGTGTCTGGTGATCGCCGGGGCGTGGCTGGGGGCGGTGCTCTGGGGCTGA
- a CDS encoding glycosyl hydrolase family 95 catalytic domain-containing protein, with amino-acid sequence MPKPSRRTVLATGSALSGALLTTGLPTQATAADHDHGHDHSHTSDPWRTVLDDADLVWQRMPATWYEGPYLGNGFLGSGIYAEPGAETRAVRFNVQHSEVQDHRPEFGSLFGLARLPIGHFTLEPVGTITGLDWRLGLRDAELTGTLTTDRGTLTLRALVHTSRSVLAVEVTASAGERGFRWVFHPADAISPRAAFRPLPDGYQGNPPAEVADHAGVSAAVQPLLAGGQHVTAWRERDRGKTRTLYVHVAHSYPRATALDRALKAVREASALPYAALAVTHRAWWHAFYRKSFLSVPDARIQRFYWIQLYKTASAARRDAPVMATCGPWLESTPWPNTWWNLNVQLEYWLIHGANHLELDAVTSALSEFRDNLTKEMAPQYRADSLGIPRTTDPHLINGAAGTLTGYGVGIPGQDPPTPEVGNLTWALHNVWLSYRHTMDERILRDVLYPLLRKAINYYLHFLEPGPDGKLHLPATFSPEYGGNSRDCNYDLMLLTWGCRTLLESAELLGIDDELAPRWREVLAKRAPYPTDANGFMIGADIPYAKSHRHYSHLLAVYPLYELTGRTADERALIEKSLAHWVGFEGALQGYTFTGAASMSALLGKGEDALKYLGELMTRFIQPNTMYKESGPVIETPLSAAQSLHDMVCQSWGGIIRVFPALPAAWADLTVHDFRTQGAFLLSAVRKGGATRWVRLVSEAGAPCVVRHGIPGPIEVRDGRGRPLRYTDSGDGAIRIALRKGESALITRRGDRPDLTVTPVRPNEDAPRWGLPGTEG; translated from the coding sequence ATGCCGAAACCGTCCAGACGAACCGTCCTCGCCACCGGATCCGCCCTCAGCGGCGCGCTCCTCACCACGGGCCTGCCCACACAGGCGACCGCGGCAGATCACGACCACGGCCACGACCACAGCCACACCTCCGACCCCTGGCGCACCGTCCTCGACGACGCGGACCTCGTCTGGCAGCGGATGCCCGCCACCTGGTACGAGGGCCCGTATCTGGGCAACGGCTTCCTCGGCTCGGGCATCTACGCCGAGCCGGGCGCCGAGACCCGCGCCGTCCGCTTCAACGTCCAGCACTCCGAGGTGCAGGACCACCGCCCCGAGTTCGGCTCGCTGTTCGGGCTGGCCCGGCTGCCGATCGGCCACTTCACCCTGGAGCCGGTGGGCACGATCACCGGCCTGGACTGGCGGCTCGGACTGCGCGACGCCGAGCTGACCGGCACCCTCACCACCGACCGGGGCACGCTCACGCTCCGCGCCCTGGTGCACACCAGCCGCTCGGTGCTCGCCGTCGAGGTGACGGCCAGCGCGGGTGAGCGCGGCTTCCGCTGGGTGTTCCATCCGGCGGACGCGATCAGCCCGCGCGCCGCGTTCAGGCCGCTCCCGGACGGCTATCAGGGCAACCCGCCCGCCGAGGTCGCCGACCACGCCGGCGTCTCGGCCGCCGTACAGCCGCTGCTGGCGGGCGGGCAGCATGTGACGGCGTGGCGGGAGCGGGACCGGGGCAAGACCAGGACGCTGTACGTCCATGTCGCGCACTCGTATCCGCGGGCCACGGCGCTGGACCGGGCGCTCAAGGCGGTGCGCGAAGCCTCCGCGCTTCCGTACGCGGCGCTGGCGGTGACCCACCGGGCCTGGTGGCACGCGTTCTACCGCAAGAGCTTCCTCTCCGTCCCCGACGCCCGCATCCAGCGCTTCTACTGGATCCAGCTGTACAAGACGGCGTCCGCCGCCCGCCGTGACGCGCCGGTGATGGCGACGTGCGGCCCCTGGCTGGAGTCGACGCCCTGGCCCAACACCTGGTGGAACCTCAACGTGCAGCTGGAGTACTGGCTGATCCACGGGGCCAACCACCTCGAACTCGACGCGGTGACCAGCGCGTTGAGCGAGTTCCGGGACAACCTCACCAAGGAGATGGCCCCGCAGTACCGCGCCGACTCCCTCGGCATCCCCCGCACCACCGACCCCCACCTGATCAACGGCGCGGCGGGCACCCTCACCGGCTACGGCGTCGGCATCCCCGGCCAGGACCCGCCGACCCCCGAGGTCGGCAACCTCACCTGGGCCCTGCACAACGTCTGGCTCAGCTACCGCCACACGATGGACGAACGCATCCTGCGCGACGTCCTCTACCCCCTCCTCCGCAAGGCGATCAACTACTACCTGCACTTCCTTGAGCCGGGCCCGGACGGCAAGCTGCACCTCCCCGCCACCTTCTCCCCGGAGTACGGCGGCAACTCGCGCGACTGCAACTACGACCTGATGCTGCTGACCTGGGGCTGCCGCACCCTCCTGGAATCGGCCGAACTGCTCGGCATCGACGACGAGTTGGCACCGCGCTGGCGTGAGGTACTGGCCAAGCGGGCGCCGTATCCGACCGACGCGAACGGCTTCATGATCGGCGCGGACATCCCGTACGCGAAGTCGCACCGCCACTACTCGCATCTCCTCGCGGTGTACCCGCTGTACGAGCTGACCGGCCGCACGGCGGACGAACGGGCTCTGATCGAGAAGTCGTTGGCGCACTGGGTCGGCTTCGAAGGCGCCCTGCAGGGCTACACCTTCACCGGCGCCGCCTCCATGTCCGCGCTGCTCGGCAAGGGCGAGGACGCGCTCAAATATCTCGGCGAGCTGATGACCCGCTTCATCCAGCCCAACACCATGTACAAGGAGTCCGGCCCGGTCATCGAGACCCCGCTGTCGGCGGCCCAGTCCCTGCACGACATGGTCTGCCAGTCCTGGGGCGGCATCATCCGCGTCTTCCCGGCCCTCCCGGCCGCCTGGGCCGACCTGACGGTCCACGACTTCCGCACGCAGGGCGCCTTTCTGCTGTCGGCGGTCCGCAAGGGCGGCGCCACCCGCTGGGTCCGGCTGGTCAGCGAGGCGGGCGCGCCCTGCGTCGTACGGCACGGCATCCCGGGACCGATCGAGGTACGGGACGGACGTGGCCGCCCGCTGCGGTACACGGACTCCGGTGACGGCGCCATCCGTATCGCCCTCCGGAAGGGCGAGTCGGCGCTGATCACACGCCGGGGCGACCGGCCCGACCTCACCGTCACACCCGTACGGCCCAACGAGGACGCGCCCCGCTGGGGGCTGCCAGGCACGGAAGGATGA
- the rsgA gene encoding ribosome small subunit-dependent GTPase A, which translates to MTTTSAFSALAPYGWDEAWADQFTPYVSEGLLPGRVLRVDRGQCDVVTADGVMRADTAFVTPNDPLRVLCTGDWAVVEPAGNPRYVRTYLPRRTAFVRSTSSKRSEGQILAANVDHAIVAVSLAVEVDLGRIERFLALAWESGAQPIVALTKADLVPDAATLAHLVQDVETTAPGVPVLPVSAVDGAGLDVLAAVVSGGTSVLLGQSGAGKSTLANALLGEDVMDVQATRDVDGKGRHTTTTRNLLLMPGGGVMIDTPGLRGVGLWDAETGVGQVFSEIEELAARCRFHDCAHEAEPGCAVLAAIDSGELPVRRLESYRKLLRENQRIVAKTDARVRAEIRKDWKRKGAQGRAAMEAKRGRWQ; encoded by the coding sequence TTGACTACCACCTCTGCTTTCTCCGCTCTCGCTCCCTACGGCTGGGACGAGGCGTGGGCGGACCAGTTCACCCCCTACGTGTCCGAAGGGCTGCTGCCCGGACGGGTGCTGAGGGTCGACCGCGGACAGTGCGACGTGGTCACCGCCGACGGGGTCATGCGGGCCGACACCGCGTTCGTCACCCCGAACGATCCGCTGCGGGTCCTGTGCACCGGCGACTGGGCCGTGGTCGAACCCGCGGGCAACCCCCGTTACGTACGGACGTATCTGCCGCGCCGTACCGCCTTCGTGCGCTCCACCTCCTCCAAGCGGTCCGAGGGGCAGATCCTCGCGGCCAACGTCGACCACGCGATCGTCGCCGTGTCCCTGGCCGTCGAGGTCGACCTCGGCCGGATCGAACGCTTCCTGGCCCTGGCCTGGGAGTCCGGCGCGCAGCCGATCGTGGCGCTCACCAAGGCCGACCTGGTCCCGGACGCGGCCACCCTCGCCCATCTCGTCCAGGACGTGGAGACCACGGCGCCCGGGGTGCCGGTGCTGCCGGTCAGCGCTGTCGACGGCGCCGGGCTCGATGTCCTCGCCGCGGTGGTCTCCGGTGGTACGTCCGTGCTGCTCGGGCAGTCCGGCGCGGGCAAGTCGACCCTCGCGAACGCGCTGCTCGGCGAGGACGTCATGGACGTACAGGCCACCCGGGACGTCGACGGCAAGGGCCGGCACACGACGACCACCCGCAATCTGCTGCTCATGCCCGGCGGCGGCGTCATGATCGACACACCGGGGCTGCGGGGCGTCGGGCTCTGGGACGCCGAGACCGGTGTCGGGCAGGTCTTCTCCGAGATCGAGGAACTGGCCGCGCGGTGCCGGTTCCACGACTGCGCCCACGAGGCCGAGCCCGGGTGCGCGGTGCTGGCCGCGATCGACTCCGGGGAGCTGCCGGTACGACGGCTGGAGAGCTACCGCAAGCTGCTGCGGGAGAACCAGCGGATCGTGGCCAAGACGGACGCGCGAGTCAGGGCGGAGATCCGGAAAGACTGGAAGCGGAAGGGGGCGCAGGGCAGGGCGGCGATGGAGGCGAAGCGGGGGCGGTGGCAGTAG